From Nicotiana tabacum cultivar K326 chromosome 22, ASM71507v2, whole genome shotgun sequence, one genomic window encodes:
- the LOC107786645 gene encoding DEAD-box ATP-dependent RNA helicase 35-like isoform X1, whose product MVDHLNMYCACRRWRRKMIMLIIYQWQSAGQLRRKRSFNARGNLKHLKRKKRCPDREYAIAAFKACKKDVLVATDVASKGLDFPDIQHVINYDMPAEIENYVHRIGRTGRCGKTGIATTFINKNQSETTLLYLKHLLQEAKQRIPPVLAELNDPMEDVEEITNASGVKGCAYCGGLGHRIRHCPKLDHQRSQQIANSRRDYFGSGGYRGEI is encoded by the exons ATGGTAGACCACTTAAATATG TATTGTGCTTGTAGGAGATGGAGGAGGAAGATGATTATGTTGATTATATACCAGTGGCAAAGCGCAGGGCAATTGAGGCGCAAAAGATCCTTCAACGCAAGGGGAAATCTGAAACatttgaagaggaagaagagatgTCCTGATAGAGAATATGCAATTGCGGCATTCAAAGCATGCAAGAAAGATGTCTTAGTTGCCACTGATGTTGCCTCAAAGGGGTTGGATTTTCCTGATATTCAGCATGTGATTAACTATGACATGCCTGCCGAAATTGAAAACTATGTGCACAGGATTGGACGAACAGGACGATGTGGAAAAACAGGAATTGCCACCACATTTATCAACAAGAACCAGAGCGAAACAACATTGCTTTATCTAAAACACTTGTTGCAAGAAGCAAAGCAGAGGATCCCTCCAGTCCTCGCAGAGCTCAATGATCCCATGGAAGACGTAGAAGAAATCACAAATGCAAGTGGAGTAAAGGGTTGTGCATATTGTGGTGGGCTTGGTCATCGTATCCGTCACTGTCCCAAGCTAGACCACCAAAGAAGCCAGCAAATTGCAAATTCAAGGAGGGACTACTTTGGGTCTGGAGGTTATCGTGGAGAAATTTGA
- the LOC107786645 gene encoding DEAD-box ATP-dependent RNA helicase 35-like isoform X2 produces MIMLIIYQWQSAGQLRRKRSFNARGNLKHLKRKKRCPDREYAIAAFKACKKDVLVATDVASKGLDFPDIQHVINYDMPAEIENYVHRIGRTGRCGKTGIATTFINKNQSETTLLYLKHLLQEAKQRIPPVLAELNDPMEDVEEITNASGVKGCAYCGGLGHRIRHCPKLDHQRSQQIANSRRDYFGSGGYRGEI; encoded by the coding sequence ATGATTATGTTGATTATATACCAGTGGCAAAGCGCAGGGCAATTGAGGCGCAAAAGATCCTTCAACGCAAGGGGAAATCTGAAACatttgaagaggaagaagagatgTCCTGATAGAGAATATGCAATTGCGGCATTCAAAGCATGCAAGAAAGATGTCTTAGTTGCCACTGATGTTGCCTCAAAGGGGTTGGATTTTCCTGATATTCAGCATGTGATTAACTATGACATGCCTGCCGAAATTGAAAACTATGTGCACAGGATTGGACGAACAGGACGATGTGGAAAAACAGGAATTGCCACCACATTTATCAACAAGAACCAGAGCGAAACAACATTGCTTTATCTAAAACACTTGTTGCAAGAAGCAAAGCAGAGGATCCCTCCAGTCCTCGCAGAGCTCAATGATCCCATGGAAGACGTAGAAGAAATCACAAATGCAAGTGGAGTAAAGGGTTGTGCATATTGTGGTGGGCTTGGTCATCGTATCCGTCACTGTCCCAAGCTAGACCACCAAAGAAGCCAGCAAATTGCAAATTCAAGGAGGGACTACTTTGGGTCTGGAGGTTATCGTGGAGAAATTTGA
- the LOC107786647 gene encoding protein REDUCED CHLOROPLAST COVERAGE 3, producing MVAIHPIPKLSDFYEFFSFSNLSPPILSLKRVDCNDAKTRRDGDYFELQIKICNGKTLQVVAAAKGFYTLGKPLMRSHCLVDLLQQLSQAFANAYESLMKAFTEHNKFGNLPYGFRANTWLVPPSVVDSASNFTPLPVEDESWGGNGGGQGGNGEHDHRSWATDFAVLAKLPCKTEEERVVRDRKAFLLHNLFLDVSIFKAVSAIYKVMDSTSRGTSNCALGSVLSEDCIGDLSITVKRDFGDASLKEAKVIGSRDFNESAEDVAQRNLAKGVTADESVVIHDTSSLGMVSVRHCGYTAIVKVVGDIKVDKSLPLDIEIDDQPDGGANALNINSLRLLLNKPMTAGFSGGGQLPQSDLDDHANSMSLVHKIIKDDLSKLKGMDDKSKGSIRWELGSCWVQHLQKQETPSEDTIGNDGKAEPIVKGLGRQFKMLKKRETRPSTVSSMDDNEADDVTASTLNAESGSTELSNGKPKCETEWRRFVSQEAYLRLKESGMDLHLKSVDELVEMAHKYYDEVAIPKLVTDFASLELSPVDGRTLTDFMHLRGLQMRSLGRVVELAEKLPHIQSLCIHEMVTRAFKHVLRAVIASIDNVANLSAAIASSLNFLFGSSTTQDSDENHILKMQWLREFLFERFSWRLKDEFQQLRKLSVLRGLCHKVGLELIPKDYDMESPYPFSKTDVISVVPLCKHVGCSSADGRTLLESSKVALDKGKLEDAVMYGTKALAKLIAVCGPYHRATASAYSLLAVVLYHTGDFNQATIYQQKALDINERELGLDHPDTMKSYGDLSVFYYRLQHIELALKYVNRALFLLHFTCGLSHPNTAATYINVAMMEEGMGNVHIALRYLHEALKCNQRLLGVDHIQTAASYHAIAIALSLMEAYSLSVQHEQTTLQILQAKLGAEDLRTQDAAAWLEYFESKALEQQEAARTGAPRLDATIASKGHLSVSDLLDYISPGQGSKTIEAQRKRRSKVLPVDDQSQKGQHDGRSNNPLDHDVTKNPATVVEVNKKEDDSEGVATQELEGSNSTKNEESVEINEETSSDEGWQEANSKTRTGHGSGKMFNRRQPGLAKINTNLEYFFPRDSSSRKEVTSQGQKVASKIGLGEFSPVKQLKAASFSSSEKSTKLSAKMTVAEVSRTSNITVLSPPASLATMASKSLSYKEVAVSPPGTVLKPLLEKVEELNEDKTDSQICVSPTETSEEDGKQSVTIEATPANDRDGQGIHEDEGQISGSESEKSSLEPEGVSCSSNEEISLRSNGSKLSAAAEPFNPGAYHLTNMLISAAVTNVYDVRANQGMLTEPVGFPSIAERVPCGPRSSLYHRTSHSHMKNGYVNYQSPVAEISSYDFPRIMNPHAPEFVPSKARPTSAATEDSRVAIDADSSTGLNKSVTIVSAEEKIDKKATIDVRNARSTKSRLHAEREELARQIQNSFIVKSKQNTSDGPSEFPVSTKKSEFLVSAAKASADDSATKLQCGSEGKKELLTEANKYSGAKTVDVNKNKHEDGDGFLPVIKRRRNRRQFAHGINGLYSQQSICA from the exons ATGGTGGCGATTCATCCAATTCCTAAGCTCTCTGATTTCTACGAGTTCTTCTCTTTCTCTAACCTCTCTCCGCCTATACTAA GTTTGAAAAGAGTTGATTGTAACGATGCTAAAACAAGGCGAGATGGCGATTATTTCGAATTACAG ATTAAGATATGCAATGGGAAGACATTACAAGTGGTTGCAGCAGCAAAAGGTTTCTATACATTGGGGAAGCCACTTATGCGAAGCCATTGCTTGGTTGATCTTCTGCAACAGCTCAGCCAAGCTTTTGCTAAT GCATATGAATCCTTGATGAAGGCCTTTACAGAACATAACAAG TTTGGTAATCTTCCATATGGTTTCCGCGCCAACACATGGCTTGTCCCTCCATCAGTCGTTGATTCTGCGTCAAACTTCACTCCCCTTCCAGTGGAAGATGAGAGTTGGGGTGGCAACGGCGGAGGTCAGGGAGGGAACGGAGAGCATGATCATAGATCATGGGCTACAGATTTTGCAGTACTGGCAAAGCTTCCTTGCAAGACTGAAGAGGAGAGGGTGGTTCGAGACCGAAAGGCTTTTTTGCTTCATAATCTTTTCCTTGACGTCTCTATTTTTAAAGCTGTCTCAGCCATATACAAAGTCATGGATTCTACTTCTAGGGGTACCTCAAATTGTGCTTTGGGTTCAGTACTCTCTGAGGACTGCATTGGTGATTTGTCTATTACAGTTAAGAGAGATTTCGGCGATGCTAGCCTGAAAGAAGCCAAAGTTATCGGCAGTAGAGATTTTAATGAATCTGCTGAGGATGTCGCTCAAAGAAACTTAGCTAAAGGGGTAACTGCCGATGAAAGTGTTGTCATACAT GATACATCCTCATTGGGCATGGTGTCAGTGCGACATTGTGGCTACACTGCAATTGTGAAAGTTGTTGGTGACATTAAAGTGGATAAGAGTCTGCCTCTGGATATCGAAATCGATGATCAACCAGATGGGGGAGCCAATGCACTCAACATCAACAG CTTACGCCTTCTGCTCAACAAGCCAATGACTGCTGGTTTTTCTGGAGGTGGTCAATTGCCCCAGTCTGATTTGGACGACCATGCAAATTCAATGTCTTTGGTCCATAAAATCATTAAGGATGATTTGAGTAAGCTAAAGGGAATGGATGATAAATCCAAAGGGTCCATCAGATGGGAACTTGGTTCTTGTTGGGTTCAGCATCTACAAAAGCAAGAAACACCATCAGAGGACACAATTGGGAATGATGGTAAGGCTGAACCCATAGTTAAGGGACTTGGAAGACAGTTTAAAATGCTCAAAAAGAGGGAAACAAGACCAAGTACTGTAAGTTCCATGGATGACAATGAAGCAGATGATGTGACAGCCAGCACTCTGAACGCAGAAAGTGGCTCGACGGAACTTAGCAATGGCAAACCAAAGTGTGAAACTGAATGGAGGAGATTTGTCTCGCAAGAAGCTTACCTTCGTTTGAAAGAAAGTGGAATGGATCTTCATCTGAAG TCAGTGGATGAACTTGTCGAAATGGCACACAAGTATTATGATGAAGTTGCTATCCCGAAGCTG GTTACAGACTTTGCATCGTTGGAACTTTCTCCAGTTGATGGACGCACCCTTACTGACTTCATGCATCTTAGGGGTTTACAAATGCGTTCTTTGGGTCGTGTG GTTGAACTTGCAGAGAAGCTTCCTCACATACAGTCGCTTTGTATTCATGAGATGGTTACTCGAGCTTTCAAGCATGTACTTAGAGCTGTCATTGCCTCCATTGACAATGTAGCCAACTTATCAGCTGCTATAGCATCATCCTTAAATTTCTTGTTTGGGTCCTCTACCACACAAGACAGTGATGAAAACCACATTCTCAAGATGCAATGGTTAAGggaatttctttttgaaagattCAGTTGGAGATTAAAAGATGAATTCCAACAGTTGAGGAAATTGTCGGTCCTCCGCGGACTTTGTCATAAG GTTGGATTAGAGTTGATTCCAAAAGATTATGATATGGAAAGCCCATATCCCTTCAGTAAAACTGATGTTATCAGCGTAGTGCCTTTGTGTAAA CATGTTGGATGCTCTTCTGCTGATGGACGGACTTTACTAGAATCATCTAAGGTTGCCCTTGACAAAGGGAAGTTGGAAGATGCTGTAATGTATGGAACAAAG GCCCTGGCAAAATTGATAGCTGTATGTGGACCCTATCACCGTGCCACTGCAAGTGCATATAGCCTCCTGGCCGTTGTCCTTTATCACACTGGAGACTTCAATCAG gCAACAATCTATCAACAGAAGGCATTGGATATCAATGAGAGGGAGCTAGGACTTGACCATCCAGATACAATGAAAAGTTACGGGGATCTTTCTGTATTCTACTATCGTCTCCAGCACATTGAGTTGGCTCTAAA GTATGTCAACCGAGCCTTATTTCTTCTTCACTTTACATGTGGACTATCTCATCCAAACACAGCTGCTACATACATAAATGTGGCTATGATGGAAGAGGGCATGGGAAATGTGCATATTGCTCTTAGATATCTACATGAAGCCCTTAAGTGCAACCAAAGATTACTGGGAGTAGATCATATACag ACTGCTGCCAGCTATCATGCCATAGCTATAGCTCTTTCTCTCATGGAAGCATATTCACTGAGTGTGCAACATGAGCAAACTACATTGCAGATTCTTCAAGCAAAACTAGGAGCAGAGGATCTCCGTACTCAG gaTGCTGCTGCATGGCTTGAATACTTTGAATCAAAAGCCCTAGAGCAGCAGGAAGCTGCAAGAACTGGAGCTCCAAGATTAGATGCAACCATTGCTAGCAAAGGTCACCTCAG cGTGTCAGATCTATTAGATTACATTAGTCCTGGCCAGGGTTCAAAGACCATTGAAGCACAGAGGAAGCGACGTTCAAAG GTGTTGCCAGTAGATGATCAATCTCAAAAAGGACAGCATGATGGAAGAAGTAACAACCCCTTGGATCATGATGTTACAAAAAATCCTGCGACTGTAGTAGAAGTTAACAAGAAAGAAGACGACTCAGAGGGGGTTGCTACTCAAGAACTTGAAGGCAGCAATAGCACTAAAAATGAGGAATCAGTggaaataaatgaagaaactaGCTCTGATGAAGGGTGGCAGGAAGCGAATTCGAAAACGCGGACGGGGCATGGTAGTGGCAAGATGTTCAACCGAAGGCAACCAGGTCTTGCCAAGATCAATACAAACTTGGAATACTTTTTCCCCCGGGACAGCAGTTCCAGGAAAGAAGTTACTTCACAGGGACAAAAAGTGGCATCTAAGATTGGTTTAGGTGAATTTTCACCTGTAAAGCAACTAAAAGCTGCTAGTTTCAGTTCTTCTGAAAAGTCAACCAAACTCTCAGCTAAAATGACTGTTGCCGAAGTTTCTCGCACATCAAATATCACTGTTCTCTCTCCTCCTGCCTCTCTTGCTACCATGGCTTCCAAATCCTTATCATACAAAGAAGTAGCAGTGTCGCCACCAGGTACGGTTCTAAAGCCTTTATTGGAGAAAGTAGAAGAATTAAATGAGGATAAAACTGATTCCCAGATCTGCGTTAGTCCAACTGAAACATCAGAAGAAGATGGAAAGCAGTCGGTGACCATAGAGGCTACACCTGCCAATGATCGAGACGGACAAGGAATCCATGAAGACGAAGGCCAGATAAGTGGATCTGAGTCAGAGAAATCTTCCCTGGAGCCTGAAGGTGTTTCATGTTCAAGTAATGAGGAAATATCTTTACGATCAAATGGGAGCAAGCTATCTGCGGCTGCTGAACCATTCAATCCAGGTGCCTACCATTTGACCAATATGCTGATTTCTGCTGCTGTGACCAACGTCTATGATGTTAGAGCCAACCAAGGCATGCTTACTGAACCAGTGGGCTTTCCATCAATTGCTGAGAGAGTTCCTTGTGGTCCCAGATCATCTTTGTACCACAGGACAAGCCATTCTCACATGAAAAATGGATATGTGAATTACCAAAGTCCTGTTGCTGAAATAAGCAGTTATGATTTTCCAAGAATCATGAATCCACATGCACCTGAATTTGTTCCAAGTAAAGCACGGCCGACGAGTGCTGCAACTGAAGATTCAAGAGTAGCTATTGATGCTGATTCTTCGACAGGGTTGAATAAGTCGGTCACAATAGTTTCAGCAGAGGAGAAGATTGATAAAAAGGCTACAATTGACGTCAGAAATGCTAGATCAACAAAAAGCAGACTACATGCTGAGAGGGAAGAGCTAGCTAGGCAAATACAAAATAGCTTCATTGTGAAGTCAAAACAGAACACTTCAGATGGCCCAAGTGAATTTCCAGTTAGTACAAAGAAGTCTGAGTTCTTAGTTAGCGCTGCTAAAGCAAGTGCAGATGATAGTGCAACTAAATTGCAATGTGGAAGTGAAGGGAAAAAAGAACTTTTGACAGAAGCAAATAAATATAGCGGGGCAAAGACAGTTGATGTAAATAAAAATAAGCACGAGGATGGAGACGGTTTTTTGCCTGTGATAAAGCGTAGAAGAAACAGGCGACAATTTGCCCATGGAATAAATGGGTTGTACAGTCAGCAGTCAATCTGTGCTTAA
- the LOC107786649 gene encoding protein REDUCED CHLOROPLAST COVERAGE 3, whose translation MAPRSGRGKGNKAKTDKKKKEEKVIPSILDISVVTPYETEVILKGISTDKILDVRKLLAANVETCHFTNYSLSHEVKGPKLNDRLDAATLKPCLLRMVEEDYTEESQAVDHVRRLLDIVACITRFAKA comes from the exons ATGGCACCAAGATCAGGCAGGGGAAAGGGAAACAAAGCTAAGAcagacaaaaagaagaaagaagagaaag TGATTCCCAGTATTCTTGACATAAGTGTCGTCACTCCCTATGAAACTGAAGTTATTCTCAAG GGCATCTCAACGGACAAGATACTGGATGTGAGGAAGCTATTAGCTGCCAATGTTGAAACATGTCATTTCACAAACTATTCTTTGTCTCATGAG GTGAAGGGACCAAAACTAAATGACAGGTTAGATGCTGCGACTCTGAAGCCATGTTTGCTGAGGATGGTTGAAG AGGACTACACGGAGGAGTCTCAGGCAGTGGATCATGTCCGGAGGTTACTCGACATCGTCGCGTGCATAACACGCTTCGCCAAGGCCTAG